From the Streptomyces sp. Tu 2975 genome, one window contains:
- a CDS encoding NADH-ubiquinone oxidoreductase-F iron-sulfur binding region domain-containing protein, producing MDLKFTGTVKATDQERDAVDSLLGAPETGWEGGSDRSSDELRWARGGAAARDRRDLLLPALHAVNDRVGWLSEGALDYICRRLTVPPAEAYGVATFYSMFSVRPRPAKVLHVCTDLACAARGGSVSAAEALGPDVSVRPSPCLGLCERAPAALLIRAGARPSPARGQAPAPGSPLRGGTPGSAPEPRVGEGRGGEVPAYATAVIAPATPTALATATAAPDLAPAEPSAGAAVPQAGDPALILLARVGVVDPASLDDYRAHGGYAALRRAFALGPAGVVREVTDAGLLGRGGAAFPTGRKWQATASQADHPHYLVCNADESEPGTFKDRVLMEGDPYALIEAMTIAGYAIGAHKGFLYLRGEYPRALTLLENAIASARARGLLGEDVLGQGYAFDIEIRRGAGAYICGEETAIFNSVEGYRGEPRTKPPFPVEKGLFGKPTAVNNVETLVNVLPILTGRTEETKLFCLSGNVARPGIYELPFGVTLRELIELAGPPDTMRAVLLGGAAGSFVRPDELDIPLTFEGTRAAGTTLGSGVVLVLDDTVELPHVLLRIAEFFRDESCGQCVPCRVGTVRQEEALHRIKDRTGADAAGDIALLREVGRAMRDASICGLGQTAWNAVESAIDRLGAYE from the coding sequence ATGGACCTGAAGTTCACCGGAACCGTGAAGGCGACGGACCAGGAACGGGACGCGGTCGACTCGCTGCTCGGCGCTCCGGAGACCGGTTGGGAGGGGGGCTCGGACCGCTCGTCCGACGAGCTGCGCTGGGCGCGCGGCGGCGCGGCGGCCAGGGACCGCCGCGACCTGCTGCTCCCCGCGCTGCACGCGGTCAACGACCGGGTGGGATGGCTGAGCGAAGGCGCACTCGACTACATCTGCCGGCGTCTGACGGTGCCGCCGGCGGAGGCGTACGGGGTGGCGACGTTCTACTCCATGTTCTCGGTGCGGCCACGACCGGCGAAGGTGCTGCACGTGTGCACGGACCTGGCGTGCGCGGCGCGCGGCGGCTCCGTGTCGGCGGCGGAAGCCCTCGGCCCGGACGTCTCCGTCCGGCCGAGCCCATGCCTGGGCCTGTGCGAACGCGCCCCCGCGGCCCTGCTGATCCGCGCGGGGGCCCGCCCCTCTCCGGCACGGGGCCAGGCCCCGGCCCCCGGCTCGCCGCTGCGGGGCGGTACTCCTGGCTCCGCCCCCGAGCCCCGGGTCGGGGAGGGGCGGGGTGGGGAAGTACCCGCCTACGCCACCGCCGTCATCGCTCCCGCCACCCCCACCGCCCTCGCCACCGCCACCGCCGCCCCGGACCTCGCCCCCGCGGAGCCCTCGGCCGGCGCCGCCGTCCCCCAGGCAGGGGACCCGGCGCTGATCCTGCTCGCACGCGTCGGCGTCGTCGACCCGGCCTCCCTCGACGACTACCGCGCCCACGGCGGCTACGCCGCCCTCCGCCGCGCCTTCGCCCTCGGCCCCGCCGGTGTCGTCCGGGAGGTCACCGACGCGGGACTCCTCGGACGCGGCGGGGCCGCGTTCCCCACCGGACGGAAGTGGCAGGCGACCGCGTCGCAGGCCGACCATCCTCACTACCTGGTCTGCAACGCGGACGAGAGCGAGCCCGGCACCTTCAAGGACCGGGTGCTGATGGAGGGCGATCCGTACGCCCTGATCGAGGCGATGACGATCGCGGGCTACGCGATCGGCGCCCACAAAGGCTTCCTGTACCTGCGCGGCGAGTACCCCCGCGCGCTCACCCTCCTGGAGAACGCCATCGCCTCCGCCCGCGCCCGCGGGCTCCTCGGCGAAGACGTCCTCGGCCAGGGCTACGCCTTCGACATCGAGATCCGGCGCGGCGCGGGCGCCTACATCTGCGGCGAGGAGACCGCGATCTTCAACTCCGTCGAGGGGTACCGCGGTGAGCCCCGCACCAAGCCGCCGTTCCCGGTGGAGAAGGGCCTGTTCGGCAAGCCGACGGCCGTGAACAACGTCGAGACGCTCGTCAACGTCCTGCCGATCCTCACCGGCCGCACGGAGGAGACCAAGCTGTTCTGCCTGTCCGGCAACGTCGCCCGTCCCGGCATCTACGAGCTGCCCTTCGGTGTCACCCTGCGTGAACTGATCGAGCTCGCCGGGCCGCCGGACACGATGCGCGCGGTCCTGCTCGGCGGGGCCGCGGGCAGCTTCGTGCGCCCCGACGAGCTGGACATCCCGCTCACCTTCGAGGGCACCCGCGCCGCCGGTACGACGCTGGGGTCCGGTGTGGTGCTCGTCCTCGACGACACCGTCGAACTGCCGCACGTCCTGCTGCGCATCGCGGAGTTCTTCCGCGACGAGTCCTGCGGCCAGTGCGTCCCCTGCCGGGTGGGCACGGTCCGCCAGGAGGAGGCACTGCACCGCATCAAGGACCGTACGGGCGCCGACGCGGCCGGTGACATCGCCCTGCTGCGCGAGGTCGGCCGAGCCATGCGGGACGCCTCGATCTGCGGCCTCGGGCAGACCGCCTGGAACGCCGTCGAATCCGCCATCGACCGGCTGGGAGCCTACGAATGA
- a CDS encoding 2Fe-2S iron-sulfur cluster-binding protein: MTAIPLHMPRRLVDFTLDGQEVRVPEGDTILDACRAAGKDIPTLCQGDTLTPKNACRVCVVEVEGARTLAPACSRRAEPGMTVLTDTERARHSRKVVLELLASSTDLSTTPRAAEWIKEYEAKPDRFGPEAARMNEEPKIDNDLYVRDYDKCILCYKCVDACGEQWQNTFAIAVAGRGFDARISTEHDAPLTDSACVYCGNCIEVCPTGALSFKSEFDMRAAGTWDESAQTETTTVCAYCGVGCNLTLHVQENEIVKVTSPHDNPVTHGNLCIKGRFGYQHVQQR; the protein is encoded by the coding sequence ATGACCGCCATCCCCCTGCACATGCCGCGCCGGCTGGTCGACTTCACCCTCGATGGCCAGGAGGTCAGGGTTCCCGAGGGCGACACGATCCTCGACGCGTGCCGTGCCGCGGGCAAGGACATACCGACGCTCTGCCAGGGCGACACGCTGACCCCCAAGAACGCCTGCCGGGTGTGCGTCGTGGAGGTCGAGGGCGCACGGACCCTCGCGCCCGCGTGTTCCCGCCGCGCCGAGCCCGGCATGACGGTGCTGACCGACACGGAGCGCGCCCGGCACAGCCGGAAGGTCGTGCTGGAGCTGCTGGCCTCGTCCACGGATCTGTCCACGACGCCCCGCGCCGCCGAGTGGATCAAGGAGTACGAGGCCAAGCCGGACCGCTTCGGCCCGGAAGCGGCCCGGATGAACGAGGAACCGAAGATCGACAACGACCTCTACGTCCGCGACTACGACAAGTGCATCCTCTGCTACAAGTGCGTCGACGCCTGCGGCGAGCAGTGGCAGAACACGTTCGCCATCGCCGTCGCGGGGCGCGGCTTCGACGCCCGTATCTCCACGGAGCACGACGCGCCGCTGACCGACTCCGCGTGCGTGTACTGCGGCAACTGCATCGAGGTGTGCCCGACGGGGGCGCTCTCCTTCAAGTCGGAGTTCGACATGCGGGCGGCCGGGACCTGGGACGAGTCGGCCCAGACCGAGACGACCACCGTGTGCGCGTACTGCGGCGTCGGCTGCAACCTCACCCTGCATGTGCAGGAGAATGAGATCGTCAAGGTCACCTCGCCGCACGACAACCCGGTGACCCACGGCAACCTCTGCATCAAGGGCCGTTTCGGCTATCAACACGTACAGCAGCGCTGA
- a CDS encoding (2Fe-2S) ferredoxin domain-containing protein — MTTFAIRPFGARPCTLVVCRGCCCGDARKNPGTDHAGQLTRLRDAAAASGGRLAVRTSDCLGPCGQANVIVVQPSTEGRRRGARAAWIGWALDDDATDDVLEWAAAGGPGIAEPPATLTLQMIPPPSGGVRTR, encoded by the coding sequence GTGACGACGTTCGCCATACGCCCCTTCGGCGCCCGCCCCTGCACCCTTGTCGTCTGCCGTGGCTGTTGCTGCGGTGACGCACGCAAGAACCCCGGTACCGATCACGCCGGGCAGCTCACCAGACTGCGGGACGCCGCCGCCGCGTCCGGAGGGCGGCTCGCGGTGCGGACCAGCGACTGTCTCGGGCCGTGCGGTCAGGCCAACGTGATCGTCGTGCAGCCGTCGACCGAGGGCCGCCGCCGCGGGGCGCGTGCCGCGTGGATCGGCTGGGCGCTCGACGACGACGCCACCGACGACGTGCTGGAGTGGGCGGCGGCCGGCGGGCCGGGGATCGCCGAACCGCCGGCGACGCTCACGCTCCAGATGATTCCGCCGCCGTCCGGCGGCGTCCGCACGCGGTAG
- a CDS encoding bile acid:sodium symporter family protein has translation MSRRLTPRLPSWLPIDPYILALLGTVALAALLPASGRAADVAGGASTGAVALLFFLYGARLSTREALDGLRHWRLHVTVLAATFVVFPLLGLAARGLEPAVLTPELYSGLLFLCLVPSTIQSSIAFTSMARGNVPAAICAGSFSSLAGIVLTPLLAALLLGGGAGGFSADSLLRIVLQLLVPFLAGQLLRRWVSGFLVRHKKVLGHVDRGSILLVVYTAFSEGMNAGVWHQVTPVRLGALLAVEAVLLAAMLTLTWFGAKRLGFGRADRVAIQFAGSKKSLAAGLPMATVLFGAQASFAVLPLMLFHQMQLMVCAVIAKRRAHDPDHAAPAPRRATSAPDRPAALRTR, from the coding sequence ATGAGCCGCCGCCTTACCCCGCGCCTGCCGTCCTGGCTGCCGATCGATCCGTACATCCTGGCGCTGCTCGGTACCGTGGCTCTCGCGGCACTCCTGCCGGCCTCCGGCCGGGCGGCCGACGTCGCGGGCGGGGCGTCGACCGGCGCGGTGGCCCTCCTGTTCTTCCTCTACGGCGCGCGGCTCTCCACGCGCGAGGCGCTCGACGGGCTGCGGCACTGGCGGCTGCACGTCACCGTGCTCGCGGCCACGTTCGTGGTCTTCCCGCTGCTGGGGCTCGCCGCCCGCGGGCTCGAACCGGCCGTGCTCACGCCCGAGCTCTACAGCGGACTGCTCTTCCTGTGCCTGGTGCCTTCCACGATCCAGTCGTCGATCGCCTTCACCTCGATGGCGCGGGGCAACGTGCCCGCGGCGATCTGCGCGGGCTCCTTCTCCAGCCTCGCCGGCATCGTCCTCACGCCGCTGCTGGCGGCCCTGCTGCTGGGCGGAGGCGCCGGCGGCTTCTCCGCGGACTCGCTGCTGCGGATCGTGCTCCAACTCCTTGTGCCGTTCCTCGCGGGTCAGTTGCTGCGCCGCTGGGTGAGCGGCTTCCTGGTCCGCCACAAGAAGGTGCTCGGACACGTCGACCGAGGCTCGATCCTGCTCGTCGTCTACACGGCCTTCAGCGAAGGGATGAACGCGGGTGTCTGGCACCAGGTCACCCCGGTACGGCTCGGCGCGCTGCTCGCCGTCGAGGCGGTGCTGCTGGCGGCGATGCTGACGCTCACCTGGTTCGGCGCGAAGCGCCTCGGCTTCGGGCGTGCTGACCGGGTCGCGATCCAGTTCGCGGGCTCCAAGAAGAGCCTCGCGGCGGGACTGCCCATGGCGACCGTGCTGTTCGGGGCGCAGGCGAGTTTCGCGGTGCTGCCGCTGATGCTCTTCCACCAGATGCAGCTGATGGTCTGCGCGGTGATCGCGAAGCGCCGCGCCCACGACCCGGACCACGCCGCGCCGGCCCCGCGCCGTGCCACTTCGGCGCCCGACAGGCCTGCGGCGCTGCGAACCCGATGA